Proteins encoded by one window of Pseudomonadota bacterium:
- the traN gene encoding conjugal transfer protein TraN, whose amino-acid sequence AMCAVIGGCTYCFGQCPTGFSVDDEESLPEGWVYLGQGIDSISVWGDSGSRIGRGTWAKFYVVTKPSTIERVFLRSDSTCNMNDVQRWLQECEVTDYAKCKSSCTGCTWLIQDSEETGNTYTPTCEDHASALTTGYTICPPGDNSATATINDTLSTPTPLTDTFTTYENGLPITWQTVNGGPGIREGFDLWCSRIKFSCSENTNNCQTLIDEGCVHYSSQCLDAQCTQYEHTYKCGPERITKYTVAYNCSGEIRCIGTECADASYDANLNLGKALAAGEILNMARVDSMPNGGDLQIFPGKAMECQASPENCCRPTTMGMSIGDYVSMASSMYSMYNYASLGVEGVAASYASTITASANTLATQLGYGAATTVAMEEAGVCITQTTITSAFGTTTMTTTMTGGTTAATTVVAPSLAISALGTVVSVVGVLYLAYSIGKMVYDITFACTEEDMETSLKLGFKLCHLVDVKRDKKLLLFTKKTNRYCCFNSILARIIHEQGRPQLGMLWGGGNSPLYCRGFTVQELASLDFSQMDLTEYTQYITSKVELTPEEIENISNSVKAKFE is encoded by the coding sequence CTGCAATGTGCGCTGTGATAGGCGGATGCACCTACTGTTTTGGGCAATGCCCCACAGGTTTTTCTGTGGACGATGAGGAATCATTGCCGGAAGGGTGGGTGTATCTTGGGCAGGGGATAGACAGCATATCGGTGTGGGGAGATTCGGGAAGTAGAATAGGGCGCGGTACATGGGCAAAATTCTATGTTGTGACAAAGCCATCGACAATAGAAAGAGTCTTTCTCCGCTCGGACAGCACATGTAATATGAATGATGTACAAAGATGGCTGCAGGAATGTGAAGTTACGGATTATGCAAAATGTAAAAGTTCATGCACCGGTTGCACGTGGCTCATACAAGACTCGGAGGAAACAGGCAATACATATACTCCCACCTGCGAGGATCATGCAAGCGCGTTAACCACAGGGTATACGATATGTCCTCCGGGTGACAATTCTGCAACTGCAACCATCAACGATACCCTGTCTACGCCGACTCCCCTGACAGACACTTTCACGACTTATGAAAACGGGCTGCCGATTACGTGGCAGACTGTAAACGGCGGTCCGGGCATACGGGAAGGGTTTGATTTATGGTGTTCCAGAATAAAATTTTCGTGCAGCGAAAACACAAACAACTGCCAGACGCTTATTGACGAGGGGTGCGTACATTACAGTTCGCAATGTCTGGATGCACAATGTACCCAGTATGAGCACACATACAAGTGCGGTCCAGAAAGAATAACAAAATATACTGTTGCTTACAACTGCTCGGGAGAGATTCGCTGCATAGGCACTGAATGTGCCGATGCGTCATACGATGCAAACTTAAACCTGGGCAAGGCGTTAGCGGCGGGGGAAATTCTCAATATGGCGAGGGTGGATTCAATGCCGAATGGCGGGGATTTACAGATATTCCCGGGTAAGGCGATGGAATGTCAGGCAAGCCCGGAAAACTGTTGCAGACCTACCACAATGGGAATGTCCATCGGTGATTATGTGAGCATGGCAAGCAGTATGTACAGTATGTATAATTATGCCAGTTTGGGCGTTGAAGGAGTGGCGGCATCGTATGCAAGTACAATTACAGCCAGTGCAAATACCCTTGCTACCCAATTAGGATACGGTGCGGCGACCACAGTGGCAATGGAAGAAGCGGGTGTGTGCATAACCCAAACCACAATAACATCCGCTTTTGGCACAACGACCATGACAACGACAATGACGGGCGGGACGACGGCAGCCACGACAGTTGTAGCTCCGTCGTTGGCGATCTCAGCATTGGGAACCGTTGTGTCGGTAGTGGGTGTGCTATATTTGGCATATTCGATAGGGAAAATGGTTTATGATATAACGTTTGCATGTACGGAAGAGGATATGGAAACGTCATTAAAGCTCGGGTTCAAACTATGTCATTTAGTGGATGTCAAGAGAGACAAAAAACTCCTGCTCTTCACAAAGAAGACTAATAGATATTGCTGTTTCAACAGTATCCTTGCCAGAATAATACATGAGCAGGGTCGGCCACAGTTAGGGATGTTATGGGGGGGAGGTAATTCCCCGCTTTATTGCAGGGGATTTACTGTTCAGGAGCTTGCATCGTTAGATTTCTCCCAAATGGACTTGACTGAATATACGCAGTATATTACGAGTAAGGTTGAACTTACGCCGGAAGAGATTGAAAATATTTCAAATTCAGTGAAGGCAAAGTTTGAATAG